One stretch of Abyssisolibacter fermentans DNA includes these proteins:
- a CDS encoding radical SAM protein translates to MYPYITQNSRLHYFDDHGILLAQNKRYMINEIDIFILEKIDGKKSISEITDEIAKEIGTSDKVRVKDVIMECIYSKSKDILFSDYPNPQSFVKTGMKNKKVPLDLVISLTNKCHCNCVHCFKSCNIKGTDSIDYEILTKTLDYLKGKTLNLQLTGGEPMLYDRFFDILKYSINNFNTTITTTGALINKDNIKYFKGINCVQVSLYAENEDKFDKITRTKGSFVNTLNGIKEVVKAGIYISAACIVKKDNMHNIEDIIKLAVDYGIKSLRFGIFIPGGRGVDLKDSWCLSVNDMEELTSEIAILSNKYKQYIDVKSWSNDRQNMDIDDKYESLSCGSGLYRWFISEKGYIKPCEFIPDEIYSIHNILDTDISKIIENWSLQTMSRSLKYWDELLRNKNCTIKDICPVMDNYLKNCI, encoded by the coding sequence ATGTATCCGTATATTACACAAAATAGTCGTCTACATTACTTTGATGATCACGGCATATTATTAGCTCAAAATAAAAGATATATGATAAATGAAATCGATATATTTATTTTAGAAAAAATAGATGGTAAAAAAAGCATATCTGAAATTACTGACGAAATTGCTAAAGAAATAGGTACATCTGACAAAGTTAGAGTAAAAGACGTAATAATGGAGTGTATTTATAGCAAATCAAAAGATATATTATTTAGCGATTATCCAAACCCTCAATCCTTTGTAAAAACTGGTATGAAAAACAAAAAAGTACCTTTAGATCTCGTAATAAGCCTTACCAACAAATGTCATTGTAACTGTGTTCACTGCTTTAAAAGTTGTAATATAAAAGGAACTGACTCTATAGATTATGAAATATTAACAAAAACTCTAGACTACTTAAAAGGAAAAACTTTGAATTTGCAGTTAACAGGTGGAGAACCGATGCTCTATGATAGATTTTTTGATATATTAAAATATTCTATTAATAATTTTAATACAACTATTACTACGACAGGTGCACTTATAAATAAAGATAATATCAAATATTTTAAAGGTATAAATTGTGTACAAGTATCTCTATATGCAGAAAATGAGGATAAATTTGATAAAATCACTAGAACAAAAGGATCTTTTGTCAATACTCTTAATGGTATTAAGGAAGTTGTAAAAGCTGGAATATATATATCTGCTGCTTGTATTGTCAAAAAGGATAATATGCACAATATTGAAGATATTATAAAACTAGCAGTTGACTATGGAATAAAATCATTAAGATTTGGAATATTTATTCCGGGTGGAAGAGGAGTTGATTTAAAAGACTCATGGTGCTTATCTGTGAATGATATGGAAGAACTAACTTCAGAAATTGCAATTTTGTCAAACAAATACAAACAATATATTGATGTCAAATCATGGTCAAACGATAGACAAAATATGGATATTGATGACAAATACGAAAGTTTAAGTTGTGGTAGTGGTTTATATAGATGGTTCATAAGTGAAAAAGGCTATATCAAACCATGTGAGTTTATTCCTGACGAAATTTATTCTATTCATAATATATTAGATACCGATATAAGTAAAATAATTGAAAATTGGAGTCTCCAGACTATGTCACGTAGCTTGAAATATTGGGATGAGTTATTAAGAAATAAAAACTGCACAATAAAGGATATATGTCCCGTAATGGACAATTACTTAAAAAACTGTATATGA
- a CDS encoding GNAT family N-acetyltransferase: protein MIRDFKKFDIDEIVRIYTLEYKAMPAEIESLKSASKILVYDDNGIQGFIRLEMSGTYCYVEMGATTNELIKSVGLKLWEEAKKLFIQNSIKFIEVFHVKDNLNWQQLFNEIGFEYWYSVNRLAYKGTKFSESNISVIKYEDKYYEDKIRLESEAFSTLRRENDIKPYNWYLSASKNAIENNRKVTLKEKEYIYLFFENNEIVGASMVKNAEIDLLFVNIKYQGKGYGKRILEYTVNRGLEQNATGVNLNAVASNEKALTLYKKLGFKVIQAQDVRRLIIK, encoded by the coding sequence ATGATTAGAGATTTTAAAAAATTTGATATTGATGAAATAGTTAGAATATATACATTAGAATACAAGGCAATGCCAGCAGAAATTGAAAGTTTAAAGTCAGCATCTAAAATTTTAGTATACGATGATAATGGGATTCAAGGGTTTATTCGCTTAGAAATGAGTGGTACCTATTGTTATGTTGAAATGGGAGCTACAACCAATGAACTAATAAAATCTGTAGGTTTAAAACTTTGGGAAGAAGCTAAAAAGTTATTTATTCAGAACTCTATAAAATTTATTGAAGTTTTTCATGTGAAAGATAATTTAAATTGGCAGCAGTTATTTAATGAAATCGGATTTGAATATTGGTATTCAGTAAATCGTCTTGCATATAAGGGAACTAAATTTAGTGAATCTAATATTTCTGTAATAAAGTATGAAGATAAGTATTACGAGGATAAAATTAGGCTTGAAAGTGAAGCGTTCTCAACATTAAGAAGAGAAAATGATATTAAGCCATATAATTGGTATTTAAGTGCAAGCAAAAATGCAATTGAAAATAATAGAAAGGTAACACTTAAAGAAAAAGAATACATCTATCTATTTTTCGAAAACAATGAGATTGTGGGAGCCTCGATGGTTAAAAATGCTGAGATAGATTTATTATTTGTTAATATCAAGTACCAAGGAAAAGGTTACGGAAAAAGGATATTAGAATATACAGTGAACAGAGGGTTAGAACAAAATGCAACAGGTGTCAATTTAAATGCGGTAGCAAGTAATGAGAAAGCATTAACGTTATATAAAAAATTAGGTTTTAAAGTTATACAAGCCCAAGATGTTCGAAGACTAATTATAAAGTGA